The Natrinema sp. DC36 genome includes the window ACGAGCGCCACCGGGAGGAGAGACACGGAGAGCGGAATTGCTGTAATCGCCGGAACGACGCGACGGCCGAGAACCGACACCGCGACGGCTAGCAAGACGAACAGAAGATACCGAACGAAATACCGCCGGCGTGCGCGTATTGGTGTCTTCTCCCTCCCGTCAAAGTCGACTGAGACGACCTGACTCGCTATTTCGTCGATATCCTCCCGTCGTGCCAGCGGAACGAGCGTCGTCCTCGAGTTAAACGGCATCATGTCGCTTCCGCCTGCAGTCTGCACGTCGAGTTCGGCCCAGCCGAGTATTCGAAGAATTGGATTGTCACTACGCCGGACGATCTGCACGTTTGCGATAGGAATCTCGTCCTCGACTCGACTAATGAGTCCGTGACGTCTATAGAGCGTCCCTCCGTCGCGGAATAACTGGAAGCCATACATTCGGACGGCCGACCGGACGACACCGACGGCCCATCCCACACTGACCGCGAGAAGGACCAGTATCCCCCACTGTGACAGTCCGGCTCCGAATGGGAGGGTCGATCGGACGGACGCGACGACGAGAGCGGTGACCGAAGCCGAAGTCTCGACGGGAAGGAGTGCAACTGAGATGACGGTTCCAACGGCAAGTATCACTACTGCGTAATGGCTCTGTAGCAAGCTGTATCCGATTACTTGGCGAAATGAGAGGCTGTACAATTGCTTCTCAGCCGAATGGATATTATCTCGTCGGTCGAGGCGGCCCGATTCGAGCGTTTTCCGGAGTCGGGTTGCCGTAGCCGGAGAGATATATCGGAGTTCGACCTCACTTTCGTCGTTCGCTCCTGCCGTTTCACAATAGAGCCCGGTAACACCAAACAATCGGCTGGCAGGGGATTCTAAAAGCCGTACACACTCGATTTGATCGAACGGGACCGTCCGGTGACGACGACGAAGCACGCCGGAACTGACAGTGATATCGCCAGTCTCTTTGACAGTATACGTGAACCGGGACCAGTGGAGTGCTTCCCAAAGTGTGACCACAAGGAAGTACAGTACCAAAAACGGCAAGAGATAGCGGAGATTCCGAACTCCGCCCTGATACACGAACATACCGCCAGTAACCACGATTATCGATCCCTTCATATCATCGATGGCACGGCAGACGATAGAAGCGATATGAAGTCTCGAGTTACCGGCCATCGTCCGAACCCCCTTGGCAACTGCCTTTGAGTGCACTCGCGTCGCTTGCAGTGAGCCCAGGAACGACCAGACTCGAGTGCGGTGAGCCGGCAGTGTGAATAACGAGCCGTGAGAGTCCGAACAACCGCTCGAGCGGTCGTGCTTCGACATCAATGTGTTGAATCTGTTTATAGGGCACGAACGTCTTTTTCTTCCGGAGAACACCACGTTGGAGGAGCAGTTCCTCGTCTCGAATCGCTACGTCCCACGACCGATATCGAAACCAGCTGTAGATGAGGCCGCTACCGGAGAAGAGTACGATGGCGGTAGTTCCGGTCGTCGAAACGGGATCGAAACCCGACCACAGAACGTACAGTGCTCCCCAAGCAGCGATAGCGAGTAAAAGCACATAAATCGTCCAGACGTAGAGTATTCGTCGGTTCAACCGGATCATAGTCTGTTTGGAACTGATGGCACGAGCACGATGTCGTCGAGTTTCCTCGTCCCTGATCGTCGTTCTATACGTAATTTCCTTTCCCATGTTTTATTATCTGAGGCGAAGGAATATATCTTGTGGTTATGGTTGATACGGAAGACAGAATGTGGAAGACGGCCCTGAAAGTTGGATTCGGAACCGGTATACTGATACTTGTCGTTCTGTCATTGGTTGCTGGTTCTGAAGCGGCGGAAACCTCGCTTCAGGGCGTCATCCAGATCGCAATAATGGCATACGGAGCGAACGAAGGGCTCCGATACAGGGATCAAACGGCTCCCGCGATAGCGTCCGTCCTCTTAGTGATCGGCGGTGCGTATGGTTGTTATCTGGCTTGGAGAGGCAACGAGATGTTCACGAATTTCCTATATCTCGGACTCGTTGGGAGTGGATTACTGGGAGTCCAAGTTCGGGACGTTCAAAAATGAACCAGTCGGGGGGCGTCTCCGGTTCGCCTCAACAGAGACCCATTCCGGCACAGATCGTGCCGGCACCGACAGCACATCCGTAATTATTGATCGCGTCGACGATCACGAAGCAGGCCGCACCGCAAGCACCGTACCCCCAAACGCTTCCGAGGAAGGGAGCGCACGCTTGGAGACATGCATAGCGGGAAACCGAGCCGGTAGCGCCTTCACAGAGAGTCCCGACGATCGCCGTACATCCGCCACAGCCGAGCGCGTCTTGCCAATCCTGTGCGGATACACCCCCGTTAATATCCGTTGAGGTGGTGCTGGCCGGCTTCTGAATGGGTTCTTGCTGTATAACCGACGCGGATCCCTGTTGATCGGCGGTGAACGTCTTCTGTTCGAGTCTGCCCGTCGAGTTCGAAGCCACAGAGACTCCCTGGCCTGTAGTCAGCGGTTCGACCGTCCGTCCAAACGCCATCATCGGCTCTCTCGTACTCGTTTCCGCGTCCGGAGTCGTATCGACGACGATAGAGAATAGTATTCCGGCGGACCCCTGTTGGGGGCGGTTGGACTGGTACCCGCTGAAGATGATCACTGGGTCTGTCTTGTTTATTTCCGGATCGTCCGTCTCGAACGCGATCCCAAACTGGCCGGCAGCCTCAACGTTCGACTCCGTTCGCATCGCGTTATCGATGTTCTTGGCTGCTGACGAGTCCAGTACGTAACTGAGTTCTTTTCGCGCCTCGGATTCCGAAATCTCAGTTCTGCTCACGATCTCGAAATCGGGTGTGTCGTCCTCTGCAGCGACGGTGTTCGACATGGAACCGAGCGTTACGGAAGCCGCACTTGCCGCGGCAGCGTTCCTGAGCAATCGACGCCGGCTGAACCTGTTATTGTTCGGATCTTCAGTCATTGTCTGCAGATAGTCATTCACTTTATCAATTATTGAATTATTCCTATTTTCTCAAAATATAATACTGAGGAGAATATTTTTATTACGTGGTCTCGATTATCGAACCTTGATTGATGTGGGAGAAGCGGCAACGGCTGACAGATTACCGCAGCGACGCCGATAAAATAGTACGGCTTCGAGGGATGGCGAGTGATCGGCAGAATCAAGTTACGCGTCGGCCTTCGCGTCGGCCAGCGCCTCGTACATGTCGTCGACGAGTTCCTCGGCGCGGTCACTGTCGCGGGCTTCGGCGTAGATCCGGACGAGCGGTTCGGTCCCGGAGGGGCGGGCGAGCACCCATGCGTCGCCGTGATCCAGCCGGTAGCCGTCGCGGGTGTTGAGCGCCGCATCGGACGCCTGAGCGTGGTTAGCCGCCGCGTCGAGCATCGCGTCGCGCTCGGCCGTCGACTCGTACTCGACGTTCCGACGCACGTTTACGTAGCCGTCGTAGGGGGCGACGATCTCGCTGACCGGGCGCTCGGCGACTAACTCGAGGAAGCGCGCTGCAGTGAACGCCCCGTCCCGAGAGAGCCGGTATTCGGGGAAGAAGATCCCGCCGTTACCCTCGCCGGCGATCGGCACCCGCTCGCCGTTGGCCTCGAGTTCCTCGATGCGAGTGATGATGTTGGTCGAGCCGATGGGGGTCAACTCGAGTTCGGCCCCGACCTCGGTGACCACGTCGACGAGTCGCTGGGAGACGTTGACCGCGGAGACGGTGGTGTCGCCGACCTCGAGTTCGGCGGCGGCAAGCGCGGCGAGCGTGGCGTCACCCTCGACGTAGTCGCCGTTCTCGTCGAAGAAGATCGCGCGGTCGGCGTCGCCGTCGTGGGCGATGCCGACGTCGGCGTCGGTCGCCCGGACGAGGCGGCCGAGGTCCGCGAGGTTGTCCGGAACCGGTTCGGGGTCGCGACCCGGGAAGTGACCGTCGGGCTGGGCGTTGACGGTGACCACGCGACAGCCCAGTTCCCGGAAGAACTCGGGGCTGGTGAGCGCGCCCGCGCCGTGGCCCGGATCGAGCGCGACGGTGAGATCGGCGTCGGCGATCGACTCCCGATCGGACGCCGCGAGCAATCCGTCGACGTACTCCCGGCACACGCCGTCGATCTCGCGGACGCGTCCCGTCTCGTCCCAGGAGGCGACAGTAAACGACTCCGCGAGAAGCGTCTCCTCGATCGTCTCGAGGGCCGAGATCGAGAGTTCGACGCCGTCGCTCCCGACGAGTTTGACGCCGTTGTACGGCGGCGG containing:
- the glmM gene encoding phosphoglucosamine mutase, translated to MQVFGSSGTRGVANEELTPAFVLRVAKAAGTTWGGGRGGDRVAIARDTRHTGRMLADAAASGLASTGTDVDRLGIVPTPGAQAYAEREGIPVMVITASHNPPPYNGVKLVGSDGVELSISALETIEETLLAESFTVASWDETGRVREIDGVCREYVDGLLAASDRESIADADLTVALDPGHGAGALTSPEFFRELGCRVVTVNAQPDGHFPGRDPEPVPDNLADLGRLVRATDADVGIAHDGDADRAIFFDENGDYVEGDATLAALAAAELEVGDTTVSAVNVSQRLVDVVTEVGAELELTPIGSTNIITRIEELEANGERVPIAGEGNGGIFFPEYRLSRDGAFTAARFLELVAERPVSEIVAPYDGYVNVRRNVEYESTAERDAMLDAAANHAQASDAALNTRDGYRLDHGDAWVLARPSGTEPLVRIYAEARDSDRAEELVDDMYEALADAKADA
- a CDS encoding halocin C8-like domain-containing protein, with protein sequence MTEDPNNNRFSRRRLLRNAAAASAASVTLGSMSNTVAAEDDTPDFEIVSRTEISESEARKELSYVLDSSAAKNIDNAMRTESNVEAAGQFGIAFETDDPEINKTDPVIIFSGYQSNRPQQGSAGILFSIVVDTTPDAETSTREPMMAFGRTVEPLTTGQGVSVASNSTGRLEQKTFTADQQGSASVIQQEPIQKPASTTSTDINGGVSAQDWQDALGCGGCTAIVGTLCEGATGSVSRYACLQACAPFLGSVWGYGACGAACFVIVDAINNYGCAVGAGTICAGMGLC
- a CDS encoding PH domain-containing protein codes for the protein MAGNSRLHIASIVCRAIDDMKGSIIVVTGGMFVYQGGVRNLRYLLPFLVLYFLVVTLWEALHWSRFTYTVKETGDITVSSGVLRRRHRTVPFDQIECVRLLESPASRLFGVTGLYCETAGANDESEVELRYISPATATRLRKTLESGRLDRRDNIHSAEKQLYSLSFRQVIGYSLLQSHYAVVILAVGTVISVALLPVETSASVTALVVASVRSTLPFGAGLSQWGILVLLAVSVGWAVGVVRSAVRMYGFQLFRDGGTLYRRHGLISRVEDEIPIANVQIVRRSDNPILRILGWAELDVQTAGGSDMMPFNSRTTLVPLARREDIDEIASQVVSVDFDGREKTPIRARRRYFVRYLLFVLLAVAVSVLGRRVVPAITAIPLSVSLLPVALVPVAAHVRWASISYTFGADHLYIRSGFWRRREYVLRYENIQQHTISQSFFQRRHRLSTLRVETAAFPLAIGATVPDIDAETAMEFNDRQK